The Bacteroidota bacterium region AGTGGCGATGAGCACGAATAATCAAATCAATACCAATTTAAAAGTACTCTCACAAATTTATCTCGACCATGTAATAGATAACGAGCAATTAGAATTAGATTCTGCGACTCGCGCACAACTTAAAGCATCGCTTATCAAAAGCAATTGAAGGCGGTGAGGCGGTTTATAGCGCGTGCTATGTTGCATTTAGACTGGAAGATTATTATTTGTTAGGATTGCGTAAGGCTGATGTGACAGAAACAGCAACAAATTTAATTTAGTAACGATTAAAGTAAATCCAAACCCAGCTAAAAATGAGATTGAGGTTTCGAGTAATAAAAGCTTTAATAAAATAATTATTGCGAGGATATATATGGTAGGACAGTTTCTTCAACTTATGCAATGGAAAATACATTATCCCGCAAAATGGTGATAAGCTCAATTCCAATGGTGTTTACATTGCACAGTTGTACAATTTAGATTTAAGTATTGGTAACGCAAATTAATTATTTCCAAGTAACCTATGGGGCATCATTTTGATGCCCTTTTTTAAAATAATAATGAAAGCACTTTGGGTTTTTGTGGTTTTTATTTATTCTGTTTAAGTGGCCAAAACAGAAATTCGGTTTGGGTGTTCGGTGATAGCTGTATAATAATATTTGATACAATAGGCGTAAATTGATTCTTCAATATGTGTTTCAAGAGGTAGTGCGAGCAGTGTGGCAGATAAAAAAGGTAAGTATTTATTTAGTATAACAGGGTCCATTGAGGCATTAAATGCACAATATCCTCAAGCTGCAAAAGTTTATAATTCGGAAAATAAAATAGCTGTTGGTGGTGATAGCTTAGTTGGCACTGCATGGTATAGGGGTATGTAGCAGTTCCTATTCCAAATGATATAAGTAAATATTATATGTTTAGTGCTGGAGTTACTACGGTTCACGGTTTTACTATTCAATAATTGACATGAGCCAGGATAGCGGGCGTGGTGCTGTCATTCAAAAAAATGTACCCTTACCAAGGCACTAACTTTATAGCATCGGATGGCTTAGCGGCAGTGCAACATGGCAATGGCAGAGATTGGTGGCTGGTTGTGAGAGAGTGGACAAAACCACCTTACGATAGTGCTTTTTATTTTTATTTAGTTACACCAGATAGTGTTTATTTGCACCATGAGCAACATAATGGTGAGGCTATTGTTGATAATGCTACTACTGTTCAATTTTCAAAAGATGGAAGTAAATTAATTTGTATGGAACGAAGGGGTTTTATTAACTGTTTTTGATTTTAACAGATGCAATGGAGAACTAAGTAATGAATTAAGAATTGAAAATCCAGTTGCAAATCAAGTGGATAGCTTTCCATGGTTTTTTGATTTAGAAATTTCTGCCAACAATAGGTATTTATATTTAAGTCAATTGCATAATGATTATGATTCATTAAATCATGTTATCCAATACGATTTGCAAGCTGCCAATGTGCAAGCAAGTAAAGATACAATTGCCGATATAACAAATCTTGCTTATGCTGGCTTATTAGAACTGGCGCCAAACAATAAAATTTATTTATCATGTTGGTATAACCCTGTTGGCACATTCATGTATCCATTTTCAGATAGTGTGCACAACTATATAAACGAAAACCTAAGTGTAATAAATGAGCCCGATAGTGATAATTGCAATTTTACACCATTTAGTTTTTACCTCGGTGGCAAGCGCACTTATTATGGTTTTGCCTAATAATCCCAATTATGAATTGGGGCGGCTTTTGGGGTCACCTTGTGATACGTTGCAGTGGACAAACCTCACCCCGGCCCTCTCCAAAGGAGAGGGAGTAATTCAAATTACTTACATATCTGCATGGGAGAAGTTGTTTATAAATGCAAGTGGGCTGCAAGGGAAGAATGTAACGGTGAGTATATACGATGGGCGGGGAGTATTGGTAAGGGCACAAAATTTTGTGCCCTTACATAACGGTTACGCTACAGTGGATGTGGATTGTAGTGGTTGGGCGAGTGGGATGTATGTTGTATATTTGGAAACGGATAAGGAAAGGTTGTCCAAGAAATTTATTAAGGAATGAAATATTTATTGATTTTTTCAATTGTTATATTAATCGTATTTAATATGATGATGAAACTCAAAAGTCATTTTGTATTTTTTGCAAAAAAATAATCATGCTCATAATTGGAATTGCGGGAGGTTCAGGCTCCGGAAAAACTACAGTGGTAAAAGAAGTGATGAGTTCTTTTTCGCTCAATCAGGTTGCTATACTTTCGCAGGATAGTTATTATAAAGATAGCAGCCACATTACGATTGAGGAAAGGAAGGGTATAAACTTTGACCATCCAGAAAGTATAGAATTTGATTTGCTTGTAAATCACTTGCACGAACTACGCAAGGGCAATAAAATTGAACAACCACTATACGATTATATTACTTCCACCCGACTAAAAGAAGTAAATAACATAGAACCAAATAATGTAATTATTGTAGAAGGCATTTTATTATTTACAGATAAGCGTGTGCGCGACTTGTGCGATATAAAAGTCTTTGTAGATGCCGAACCTGACGACCGCCTCATACGCATTATAGAACGTGATATGCGCGAGCGTGGCCGCAGCGCACATCAGGTAATTAACAGATACACGGTAGTGAAAGACATGCACACAAAATTTATTGAGCCTACCAAACGCTTTGCCGATGTTATAATTCCACAAGGGGGCGAAAACAAAGTGGCCATAAATATGCTGGTAGCAACCATACTGCAAAAGTTGTTGAAGTCGAATCAGTAGTTGGGTCTTTTGATTCACACTCAGTTATTATATTGCCCCTAATTTTAATTAAACTTCAAAATCAAGAAATTTTTTCTCTTTGCGGCTGTAAGCACCCATACTTGCTACTTGTTTGCAGACCTTGCTTTCGCTAGAATATACTGAAGGCTAACATGAGGTTAAAGTTCGTGATAGCTTAGGCATCTATAGCAAATCAAATTTCTCAATAAACACGTGACCATTTCAAAGTCGAAATCAATAGCCTAATGTCAATACTACACTCCTACCCTAAGCAATCCTTTAATTTACACTATCTTATATTAAGCCACATAATCGCTAAGATAGGTAAAGCGATCGGTTAGCTTTCCATCTTTAGTTATGGATGCCCGCGTAATTAATCCATCATCCTCAGCTTTAATTAATGATGGGAACACTTTCGTTATTAGTTCTGCACCAAATCTTCGCTTGCATCGCGTGGTAGCGAACATGGAAGATTATCAACTGCCATTACAGAAATTGAGCTTTCCACTAAATCCATTAACATACTGACGTTCGTACTGTTCCCACTCATAGTATGGCTCTTCGATAGTAGTTGCAAAAGTGGTGCATGGTATACTGCCATTGATATCACAGGTATGTCTCCAATAGTACGTATGGTAAAGTTAGCCTTGCCATATCTTCTAACGTAAACAACCGAGGCGCTCAGGGGATG contains the following coding sequences:
- a CDS encoding T9SS type A sorting domain-containing protein encodes the protein MASALIMVLPNNPNYELGRLLGSPCDTLQWTNLTPALSKGEGVIQITYISAWEKLFINASGLQGKNVTVSIYDGRGVLVRAQNFVPLHNGYATVDVDCSGWASGMYVVYLETDKERLSKKFIKE
- the udk gene encoding uridine kinase; protein product: MLIIGIAGGSGSGKTTVVKEVMSSFSLNQVAILSQDSYYKDSSHITIEERKGINFDHPESIEFDLLVNHLHELRKGNKIEQPLYDYITSTRLKEVNNIEPNNVIIVEGILLFTDKRVRDLCDIKVFVDAEPDDRLIRIIERDMRERGRSAHQVINRYTVVKDMHTKFIEPTKRFADVIIPQGGENKVAINMLVATILQKLLKSNQ